From the genome of Colletotrichum higginsianum IMI 349063 chromosome 4, whole genome shotgun sequence, one region includes:
- a CDS encoding Gluconate kinase, giving the protein MSAITEPKAAAGSIRPFKRPAVNFESDKRLDGHLHSIPELIDFNATHNPSHPFCVQAKPTDPFDTVTHAEFKVAVSRCAAWLKQNLPLRQASGGDSAATKMAPVALFMESDVGLVIHEFALMSIGVPPLVLSARLPPAAINALMEATSAGSFIVSQRLSEPAKPALAALASKGISTHIANRYDAFYEPHADASSVPAFESPEDRNSVVLLLHSSGTTGFPKPIPLTHRQLLFALNCHGFDTEEQAQGLNLSTLPLFHGFGLVAPGLSLSAGKPTLYPVSDGIPNAVSIIELVKKTKARSMMTVPFLLDAICDLPDDEGIKALAHMDFVGTGGAALGAGVGDRLAAGGVKLLNFYGTTEAGHLSLIFAPTDSYDWKYFRLRNDMKFTVAELEPRDGERRFRLTVFPFGDGEGIEIADQLVRNEQYPETDFAAVGRDDDVIVLATGEKADPLILETMLSEAPAVKSAVAFGENQFNLGVIVEPREPLLAPGDEEAFRETIWPIVTAAGQKMDASARVPSPDAIIVVPGGKVVPRTDKGSIARKETYALFDEEIKAVYERLVQAATESVGPLDLDNLEENIKALVHEHLRLQTPISAWAVDDSLFDLGVDSLQALQLRRVLIAAASKTEGLKDVDVAKMIPSQFIYRNPSVREMAAAILQRSSGGGGETDSSGDAVKEVKELVDQYSLGGASTEEEKQPSSADHAVVLLTGSSGSLGSHCVADLARRPQVRRIICLIRKEKGANAPPPPGGGPFDRRTLKARGLDLAEEEWSKIATLEVDPTAERLGLMPMVYAAMQEKVTHVVHAAWPMNYLIPLRSFRYQLQFLRSLLEFAAHAPGRTKRRLVFVSSIAAVAKIGLDNPGSAIPEAPVSPEEAACGIGYADGKLACEKIVERAAEAYAGQLEVTSVRCGQITGAKGTGVWNTNEQIPMLLKSAQSLGSLPQLSGELSWIPVDDAASVISEIAFSPEPLPITLHLDNPTRQPWSDLMESFGRQLNLKPSVPFQEWLEQVAGAEQDDEKLPVKKLYAFFKHLFQPVACGSVVLDTSVAKTRSGTLRDLGAVDDATLHAYVKYWLDVGYLSR; this is encoded by the exons ATGAGTGCCATTACTGAgcccaaggcggcggcgggtaGCATCCGGCCCTTCAAGAGACCGGCGGTCAACTTCGAGTCAGACAAGAGGCTGGACGGCCATCTCCACTCGATCCCTGAGCTCATCGACTTCAACGCCACCCACAACCCCTCCCACCCGTTCTGCGTCCAGGCAAAGCCCACCGACCCCTTCGACACAGTCACCCATGCCGAGTTCAAGGTCGCCGTATCAAGATGTGCGGCGTGGCTCAAGCAGAATCTGCCACTGCGTCAGGCGTCTGGGGGGGACTCCGCGGCAACGAAGATGGCGCCTGTGGCCCTGTTTATGGAGAGCGATGTCGGGTTGGTGATCCACGAGTTCGCCCTCATGAGCATCGGCGTCCCT CCCCTCGTTCTCTCTGCGCGTCTTCCGCCGGCTGCCATCAATGCGCTGATGGAGGCAACCTCGGCCGGCTCCTTCATCGTGTCTCAACGCCTCAGCGAGCCTGCGAAGCCAGCACTGGCGGCTCTCGCATCCAAGGGCATCTCGACTCACATCGCTAACCGCTACGACGCCTTCTACGAGCCGCACGCGGATGCCTCCTCCGTGCCCGCCTTCGAGAGCCCCGAGGACAGAAACAGCGTCGTCCTGCTCCTCCACTCCTCCGGCACGACGGGATTCCCGAAGCCCATCCCCCTCACGCACCGCCAGCTGCTCTTCGCCCTCAACTGCCACGGCTTCGACACGGAGGAGCAGGCGCAGGGCCTCAACCTCTCGACCCTGCCCCTCTTCcacggcttcggcctcgtcgccccgGGCCTCTCCCTGTCGGCGGGCAAGCCGACGCTGTACCCCGTGAGCGACGGGATCCCGAACGCCGTGTCCATCATCGAGCTCGTgaagaagaccaaggccaGGTCCATGATGACGGTGCcgttcctcctcgacgccatctgcgacctccccgacgacgagggcatcAAGGCGCTGGCGCACATGGACTTCGTGGGCACCGGGGGCGCCGCGctgggcgccggcgtcggcgacaggctggcggcgggcggcgtcaagCTCCTCAACTTCTACGGGACCACCGAGGCGGGCCACCTGTCCCTGATCTTCGCGCCCACGGACTCGTACGACTGGAAGTACTTCCGGCTCCGGAACGACATGAAGTTCACggtggccgagctcgagccCCGGGACGGCGAGAGGAGGTTCCGGCTCACCGTGTTCCCctttggcgacggcgagggcatcgAGATCGCCGACCAGCTCGTCCGGAACGAGCAGTATCCCGAGACCGACTTCGCGGCTgtcggccgcgacgacgacgtcatcGTGCTGGCGACGGGGGAGAAGGCCGACCCCCTGATCCTCGAGACGATGCTGAGCGAGGCGCCCGCGGTCAAGTCGGCCGTCGCGTTCGGCGAGAACCAGTTCAAcctcggcgtcatcgtcgagccGCGGGAGCCGCTGCTCGCGCccggggacgaggaggcgtTCCGCGAGACGATCTGGCCCATCGTCACGGCGGCCGGGCAGAAGATGGACGCCTCGGCGCGCGTCCCCTCGCCggacgccatcatcgtcgtgcccggcggcaaggtcgtcCCGCGGACCGACAAGGGGTCCATCGCCCGCAAGGAGACGTACGCCCTGTTCGACGAGGAGATCAAGGCCGTCTACGAGAGGCTGGTGCAGGCCGCCACCGAGAGCGTCGGGCCGCTGgacctcgacaacctcgaggAGAACATCAAGGCTCTTGTGCACGAGCACCTGCGGCTCCAGACGCCCATCTCGGCGtgggccgtcgacgacagcCTCTTCGACCTGGGCGTCGACTCCCTGCAGGCCCTCCAGCTGCGGAGAGTTCTCATTGCCGCGGCGTCCAAGACGGAGGGTCTGAAGGACGTGGACGTGGCCAAGATGATCCCGTCCCAGTTCATATACCGCAACCCTTCGGTGCGGGAGATGGCGGCCGCGATTCTGCAACggtcgagcggcggcggcggcgagactGACTCGTCCGGAGACGCTGTCAAGGAGGTgaaggagctcgtcgatcAGTACAGCCTCGGCGGGGCCAgcacggaggaggagaagcaacCCAGCAGCGCCGACCACGCCGTCGTTCTCTTGACGGGCAGCTCGGGGAGTCTCGGCTCCCACTgcgtcgccgacctcgcccggAGACCGCAGGTCAGGCGCATCATCTGCCTCATCcgcaaggagaagggcgccaacgcgccgcctccccccgGCGGAGGACCGTTCGACCGCAGAACCCTCAAGGCGCGAGGGctggacctcgccgaggaagagtGGTCCAAGATCGCCACTCTCGAGGTCGATCCCACCGCCGAGAGGCTGGGTCTGATGCCCATGGTCTACGCCGCCATGCAGGAGAAGGTGACGCACGTCGTCCACGCCGCCTGGCCGATGAACTACCTCATCCCGCTGCGCTCGTTCCGGTACCAGCTCCAGTTCCTCCGGAGCCTGCTCGAGTTCGCCGCCCACGCGCCCGGCCGGACGAAGCGCCGGCTGGTCTTCGTCTCGTCCATCGCCGCGGTCGCCAAGATCGGGCTGGACAACCCCGGGTCGGCGATCCCGGAGGCGCCCGTCTcccccgaggaggccgcgtgcgggatcggctacgccgacggcaagctcgcGTGCGAGAAGATTGTCgagcgggcggcggaggcgtatgccggccagctcgaggtcACCTCGGTCCGCTGCGGCCAGATCACCGGCGCCAAGGGGACGGGTGTGTGGAACACCAACGAGCAGATCCCGATGCTGCTCAAGTCTGCTCAGAGCCTTGgttcgttgcctcagctaTCCGGT GAACTTTCCTGGATCCctgtcgacgatgccgcaTCCGTCATCTCGGAGATCGCCTTCTCGCCCGAGCCACTCCCCATCACGCTGCACCTGGATAACCCGACACGTCAACCGTGGAGCGACCTGATGGAGTCCTTCGGCAGGCAGCTGAACCTCAAGCCGTCCGTGCCGTTCCAGGAGTGGCTCGAGCaggttgccggcgccgagcaggacgacgagaagcttCCCGTCAAGAAGCTCTACGCATTCTTCAAGCATCTGTTCCAGCCCGTGGCCTGTGGATCGGTGGTCCTGGACACAAGCGTCGCGAAGACGCGGTCCGGTACGCTGCGCGACCTGGGCGCTGTCGATGATGCCACCCTCCATGCTTATGTCAAGTATTGGCTGGATGTTGGATACTTGAGCAGATAG
- a CDS encoding C6 zinc finger domain protein, with protein sequence MTGTTADLHNPLRHACDRCHLQKLRCPRSDASDKSRANEACSRCRKAGVPCVVSVRGKVGRPCKVVKKKPPHGALSTPPPTADVRFTPGDDADAAGPGVGTGACEMEQPWESSPGDSLAATLVMEPGSLDNTGGLKGMVGFDTGLVSSASYDPNPSGFGHSAVSPPISGTTSYDSFCLNVDDHVDFTSMFLPPNMTSTMASSKFTNHLGATDSHGDSWISTAERATNDAKYLDEALRDAERSEANTSPAPSFCSTTCYGRLLELNVRILTCMTSSGSPEGVNHQIQRDVVGFSGELIEAARESLPHLVGASFPSSVSSTSAQTDGRASSCDDAEGSTDSDAGFEYSGMDKRGHLANHSWGQPVPKSAVIFLLIGCYTQILHLLELTINHLSDRFHDTSQHDAGHGNTPSASSVMGASLTVHTVTYLLGRLHNSFVPPRPRGGNAQASIAAESVSEHQSWERIFMGHNESDDGLLGRAFDEMKKREQLLVTKMDHLRQMIGEFDS encoded by the exons ATGACCGGTACCACGGCCGACCTACACAACCCTCTGCGCCACGCCTGCGACCGATGCCACCTGCAGAAGCTGCGCTGCCCTCGCTCCGACGCCTCGGACAAGTCCAGGGCCAACGAGGCCTGCTCGCGGTGCCGCAAGGCTGGCGTGCCGTGCGTCGTCAGCGTGCGCGGCAAGGTCGGCCGGCCCTGcaaggtcgtcaagaagaagccgccgcACGGGGCCCTGTCGACTCCGCCCCCCACGGCCGACGTCCGGTTTACTCCCGGTGACGAcgcggacgccgccggccccggcGTTGGAACGGGCGCCTGCGAGATGGAGCAGCCGTGGGAGTCATCCCCGGGGgactccctcgccgccacgcTGGTCATGGAGCCTGGCTCCCTGGACAACACGGGGGGGCTCAAGGGCATGGTTGGCTTCGACACGGGGCTGGTCTCGAGCGCCTCGTATGATCCGAACCCGAGCGGCTTCGGGCATTCGGCGGTCAGCCCACCGATATCGGGAACG ACGTCCTACGATTCCTTCTGTCTCAATGTTGACGATCACGTTGATTTCACCTCGATGTTTCTCCCACCCAACATGACCAGcacgatggcctcctcgaaaTTCACAAACCACCTTGGCGCCACCGACAGCCACGGGGACTCGTGGATATCCACAGCGGAAAGAGCTACAAACGACGCAAAATatctcgacgaggccctccgTGACGCCGAGAGATCCGAAGCAAACACATCACCTGCGCCCTCTTTCTGCAGTACGACCTGTTACGGGAGGTTGCTGGAGCTGAACGTCCGCATCCTCACCTGCATGACGAGCTCCGGGTCTCCTGAGGGTGTGAATCATCAGATCCAGAGAGACGTCGTCGGCTTTTCCGGCGAGCTGAtcgaggcggcgcgggagAGCTTGCCGCACCTCGTGGGCGCCTCGTTTCCCTCAAGCGTATCCTCCACGAGCGCGCAGACCGACGGTCGCGCAAGCAGCtgcgacgatgccgagggcaGTACAGACTCGGACGCTGGGTTTGAGTATTCCGGCATGGACAAGCGAGGTCATCTTGCGAATCATTCGTGGGGTCAGCCGGTTCCCAAGTCggccgtcatcttcctcctcatcggctGTTACACCCAGATCTTGCACCTCCTCGAGTTGACGATAAACCACCTGTCGGACCGGTTTCATGACACTTCCCAGCACGACGCCGGCCATGGGAACACGCCTTCCGCCAGCTCCGTGATGGGGGCGTCGCTGACCGTCCACACGGTCACCTATCTTCTCGGCCGCTTACACAACAGTTTCGTTCCACCGAGACCCAGAGGAGGAAATGCCCAAGCTTCTATAGCGGCGGAGTCCGTTTCTGAGCATCAGAGCTGGGAGAGAATCTTCATGGGGCACAACGAATCGGATGATGGTCTCTTGGGGCGGGCATTCGACGAGATGAAGAAGCGGGAGCAGTTGCTGGTGACCAAGATGGATCATCTCCGGCAGATGATAGGTGAATTTGATAGCTGA
- a CDS encoding 4-hydroxybenzoate polyprenyl transferase yields the protein MAPSSSKATAKESPEKKPLIGEAPPYKPPTKGFLSILPASWVPYAELTRIHQPHGIYMIYFPHLVGLAYAASVQQADLAMPPSELAYRAAVMLGWTVFWRSGICVWNDNIDQDFDRKTARCRNRPIARGAISTAQGHVFALVLNLIAFAWLRLLPRECTLVALGSTVLGMIYPFGKRFTYYPQVILGSTLGSTVALSAYSVGLPAVSPPYLGTTACLAAAVLLLVVFYDTVYARQDTADDLKSGVKGMAVRFRDHIEGLLAVLAVSIAALLTTAGVLMEAQQYYYVFSVGGLTMGLISLVALTHWDLLPSWAGSSGWCYALAIANLIGGMASQYVLKGAA from the coding sequence ATGGCACCTTCATCATCCAAAGCCACTGCAAAGGAAAGCCCCGAGAAGAAACCCCTGATCGGAGAGGCGCCACCATACAAACCCCCAACAAAGGGCTTCCTGTCCATCCTGCCGGCGTCATGGGTCCCCTACGCCGAGCTCACGCGCATCCACCAGCCGCACGGCATCTACATGATCTACTTCCCgcacctcgtcggcctcgcctacgccgcctccgtccaGCAGGCTGACCTGGCAATGCCCCCCTCCGAGCTGGCctaccgcgccgccgtcatgcTCGGCTGGACCGTGTTCTGGCGGAGCGGCATCTGCGTGTGGAACGACAACATCGACCAGGACTTTGACCGCAAGACGGCGCGGTGCCGGAACCGGCCCATCGCGCGCGGCGCCATCTCGACGGCCCAGGGCCACGTCTTTGCCCTCGTCCTGAACCTCATCGCCTTCGCCTGGCTGCGTCTGCTGCCTCGGGAGTGCACGCTGGTCGCGCTCGGCTCGACGGTGCTCGGCATGATCTACCCGTTCGGCAAGCGATTCACCTACTACCCGCAGGTCATCCTCGGCTCGACCCTCGGGTCGACCGTCGCCCTGTCCGCCTACTCCGTCGGCCTGCCGGCCGTCTCCCCGCCGTACCTCGGCACGACGGCGTGCCTCGCGGCCGCGGTcctgctgctcgtcgtcttctACGACACCGTCTACGCCCGCCAGgacaccgccgacgacctcaagTCGggcgtcaagggcatggcgGTGCGCTTCAGGGACCACATcgagggcctcctcgccgtcctcgccgtctccatcgcggcgctgctgaccaccgccggcgtcctGATGGAGGCGCAGCAGTACTACTACGTGTTTTCCGTCGGCGGGCTCACCATGGGCCTCATCTCGCTGGTGGCCCTCACGCATTGGGATCTTCTGCCCAGCTGGGCCGGCTCCTCGGGTTGGTGCTACGctctcgccatcgccaacctcatcggcggcatggcCTCGCAATACGTTCTCAAAGGCGCTGCTTGA